From Panicum hallii strain FIL2 chromosome 2, PHallii_v3.1, whole genome shotgun sequence, a single genomic window includes:
- the LOC112879881 gene encoding uncharacterized protein LOC112879881, producing MDPKSSYLLEIRLSCNPKKHRKDILYFSLSNVVDSDLCNFKDLVEEIVNQYPPGYLEVVHVFYYDEVKKCFPRVTTDQELLEMFSKYVEKKVIRMAIAYTDSTHAVPILECYTPENSDVLDIPCTPSMACPSLATASQSNEPICSQYSKPKTNQPSEHSTNEPSTNKPNDAPDGDENLANPEPQNEHMGVDDEGLYLAVHKTHVVEESDSASDSESDEEYEEGDDLVGKDPLPLMPVMAYDRDVPPMSVGSLYPNMEQFKLALSQHAIKHEFEYDTKKNDPGRLRAYYLRKEEEGCRLHASTIKVEKTVKHIHGLHTSLRSIGMQWMKKIQKQ from the exons ATGGACCCTAAGTCAAGTTACTTGCTGGAAATTAGACTCAGTTGCAATCCTAAAAAGCATAGGAAGGATATTTTATACTTTAGCTTAAGTAACGTTGTGGATTCTGATCTATGCAATTTTAAGGACCTCGTCGAAGAAATTGTTAATCAGTACCCTCCTGGTTACCTGGAAGTAGTGCATGTTTTTTACTATGATGAAGTCAAAAAATGCTTCCCACGAGTCACAACAGATCAGGAACTACTTGAAATGTTTAGCAAGTATGTTGAGAAGAAGGTAATTCGCATGGCCATTGCATACACTGATTCCACACATGCTGTGCCTATCCTTGAATGCTACACCCCAGAAAATTCAGATGTGCTTGATATCCCATGCACCCCATCTATGGCTTGTCCATCACTTGCTACAGCAAGCCAGTCCAATGAGCCAATATGCAGCCAATATTCTAAGCCAAAAACAAACCAGCCCTCTGAACATAGCACAAATGAACCTAGCACAAATAAACCTAATGATGCTCCTGATGGTGATGAAAATTTAGCAAATCCTGAACCACAAAATGAACATATGGGTGTTGATGATGAAGGCTTGTACTTAGCTGTTCATAAGACACATGTGGTTGAGGAAAGTGACTCTGCGTCTGATTCTGAATCCGACGAGGAGTATGAGGAGGGGGATGACTTAGTTGGCAAGGATCCCTTGCCACTTATGCCAGTTATGGCCTATGACCGAGATGTCCCACCAATGAGTGTAGGCAGTCTATATCCTAATATGGAGCAATTTAAGTTGGCACTTTCTCAACATGCTATCAAACATGAGTTTGAGTATGACACTAAAAAGAATGATCCAGGACGATTGAGGGCTTATTATTtaaggaaggaagaagaagggtgtAGGTTGCATGCTTCTACAATTAAGGTTGAAAAAACCGTAAAG CATATTCATGGGCTCCATACTTCTTTGAGAAGCATTGGAATGCAATGGATGAAGAAAATCCAGAAGCAATGA